The following are from one region of the Silene latifolia isolate original U9 population chromosome 9, ASM4854445v1, whole genome shotgun sequence genome:
- the LOC141602245 gene encoding uncharacterized protein LOC141602245, with protein sequence MKNLPIGRGRERSPSRSRSRGSYSDDAVPKSKKENKNDDDRGLKLDIPDFNGDLDPEKFLDWIRKAERVFEYKQYDEHKQFKVAILKLTKYASLWYENLKKQRKRDKKSKIDTWEKLKKHLMRRFLPRDYEQENYLKLQSLSQENLSVAEYIKELERMMIVCDLEEKEELRVARFIKGLIPSLASKVEVQIYNGFDDVCRLALKFEKQDKTKKSYTYSKGASSGSSSYSKPTTSKQKEVVTEEVKDKGKGVVEPKGSSLRRCFKCQGYGHIANECPQKRALTAQELRNIVPAFVQTEQSTELSDIEEDEEEGVAYDVDPLSEEECLVIRNLHVETTPVEAEQREQIFHTRCKVHSKICNLIIDSGSCTNVVSKELVDELKLQTKNHNKPYKLHWLNGDNGIQVRKQALVSLSLGPYNDDIWCDVIPMSACHILLGRPWQFDRKVEHDGRTNIYSVTKGKTTFNLKPLSPNKIKELKSKKGSLFMKAREVEEVLARGEQAYVLMVRELEANGEGSSREVQGLLKECCDVFPEELPVGLPPLRGIEHQIDLIPGAQLPNKPAYRCNPEEAEELQRQVQELIDRVYVQESLSPCAVPALLVPKKDGSWRMCIDSRAVNNITIKYRFSMPRLDDMLDELSGSRVFSKLDLRSGYHQMRIREGDEWKTAFKTKQGLYEWLVMPFSLYNAPSSFMRLMNEVLRPFLNKFVVVYLDDILIYSKSKEEHIEHLREVFKMLRKQKLYGKMEKCTFMVSSVVFLGYIVGENGVSMDPSKVEAIKAWPVPKLTTEVRSFHGLASFYRRFIQNFSTIMAPITELTKKGEFVWTPSAEKAFEEVKSKLSSAPVLTLPNFDKLFEVECDASGVGIGAVLVQDKRPVAYFSEKLGGARLNYSTYDKEFYAIVRAFDHWGHYLRPKPFVLHSDHEALKHIHGQ encoded by the coding sequence atgaagaaccttccaATTGGACGAGGTAGAGAACGAAGTCCAAGTCGTAGTAGGTCTCGTGGATCATATTCTGATGATGCGGTTCCCAAGTCCAAAAAGGAGAACAAAAACGATGATGATCGAGGTCTAAAACTTGACATACCTGATTTCAATGGAGATTTGGATCCCGAAAAGTTTTTGGATTGGATTAGGAAAGCTGAACGAGTTTTCGAGTACAAGCAATACGATGAGCATAAACAATTCAAGGTAGCTATTCTAAAACTCACTAAATATGCATCATTATggtatgaaaacttgaaaaaACAGAGGAAGCGAGATAAGAAGAGCAAGATTGATACTTGGGAGAAACTTAAGAAGCACCTTATGAGGAGATTCTTACCAAGAGATTATGAGCAAGAAAATTACCTAAAATTGCAATCTTTATCACAAGAAAATCTGTCCGTGGCCGAGTACATTAAAGAATTGGAAAGGATGATGATTGTTTGTGATCTTGAAGAGAAGGAAGAGCTTAGAGTTGCAAGATTCATCAAGGGTCTAATACCATCACTTGCATCAAAAGTTGAGGTTCAGATTTACAATGGGTTTGATGATGTGTGTCGTTTGGCTCTAAAATTCGAAAAGCAAGACAAAACAAAGAAATCATATACCTATTCGAAAGGAGCAAGTTCTGGCTCGAGTTCTTATTCTAAACCAACAACGAGCAAGCAAAAGGAAGTTGTGACAGAAGAAGTAAAGGACAAAGGTAAGGGTGTCGTGGAACCTAAGGGTAGCTCATTAAGACGCTGTTTTAAATGCCAAGGCTATGGTCACATAGCTAATGAATGTCCACAAAAGAGAGCACTTACCGCTCAAGAATTGCGCAACATAGTTCCAGCATTCGTTCAAACCGAACAGTCAACAGAACTGTCTGATATTgaagaggacgaagaagaaggtgTCGCCTATGATGTTGATCCATTGAGTGAAGAGGAGTGTTTGGTAATTCGTAATCTTCATGTGGAAACAACTCCGGTTGAAGCTGAACAAAGGGAGCAAATATTTCACACTCGTTGCAAGGTACATTCTAAAATTTGCAATCTAATTATTGATAGTGGATCATGTACCAATGTTGTGTCAAAGGAGTTAGTTGATGAGCTGAAATTACAAACCAAGAATCATAATAAGCcatataaattgcattggttgAATGGGGACAATGGAATACAAGTAAGGAAGCAAGCATTAGTTTCTTTGAGCTTGGGACCTTATAATGATGATATTTGGTGCGACGTGATTCCTATGAGCGCGTGCCATATTCTATTAGGACGACCATGGCAGTTTGATCGAAAGGTTGAACATGATGGAAGAACTAACATATATAGCGTGACCAAGGGCAAAACAACATTCAATTTGAAGCCTTTATCACCTAATAAAATCAAGGAGCTGAAATCAAAGAAGGGGAGCTTATTTATGAAAGCTCGTGAGGTTGAAGAGGTTCTAGCTCGTGGAGAACAAGCCTATGTTCTTATGGTTCGTGAATTAGAAGCCAATGGTGAAGGGAGCAGCCGTGAAGTTCAAGGACTATTAAAGGAGTGTTGCGATGTATTTCCCGAAGAATTACCGGTTGGATTACCTCCTTTAAGAGGtattgaacatcaaattgactTAATTCCAGGAGCTCAATTACCAAATAAACCAGCCTATCGTTGTAATCCCGAAGAAGCAGAAGAATTACAAAGGCAAGTACAAGAATTAATTGATAGGGTTTATGTTCAAGAAAGTTTGAGTCCTTGTGCCGTACCAGCTCTATTggttccaaagaaagatgggagttggaggatgtgtattgataGTAGGGCcgttaacaatatcacaataaaATATCGATTTTCTATGCCGAGGTTGGATGATATGTTAGACGAGTTGAGTGGATCACGAGTATTTTCGAAGCTTGATTTACGAAGTGGTTATCATCAAATGAGAATTCGTGAAGGTGACGAATGGAAAACAGCGTTCAAGACTAAGCAAGGGTTGTATGAGTGGCTCGTTATGCCATTTAGTCTTTACAATgctcctagttcgtttatgagATTGATGAACGAAGTGTTGAGGCCGTTCTTaaacaagtttgtggtggtgtatcTCGATGATATTCTTATTTATAGCAAGAGCAAGGAGGAACATATTGAACATCTCCGTGAAGTGTTTAAAATGCTACGAAAACAGAAACTATATGGCAAAATGGAGAAGTGCACGTTCATGGTGTCAAGCGTGGTGTTCCTAGGTTATATTGTTGGTGAGAATGGTGTGAGCATGGATCCGTCCAAGGTGGAGGCAATCAAGGCATGGCCGGTTCCTAAATTAACAACTGAGGTTCGTAGTTTCCATGGTTTGGCTTCATTTTATCGAAGGTTTATCCAAAATTTCAGTACAATCATGGCGCCTATAACCGAGTTGACGAAGAAGGGTGAATTTGTATGGACTCCTAGTGCAGAGAAGGCATTCGAAGAGGTAAAATCTAAACTAAGCTCTGCACCTGTTTTAACACTTCCTAATTTTGATAAATTATtcgaagttgagtgtgatgcgaGTGGAGTTGGGATTGGGGCTGTTTTGGTGCAAGATAAACGGCCAGTAGCTTACTTTAGTGAAAAGTTGGGTGGTGCGCGATTGAATTACTCGacttatgataaggagttctatgcaATTGTGAGAGCATTCGATCATTGGGGTCATTATTTGCGACCTAAACCATTTGTGTTACATTCGGATCATGAAGCATTGAAGCATATTCATGGACAATAG